The segment AGTTGTGCAAATTCCTCGCACTAGgcccaagctgcaccaaatggtGATCACTGATAGAAATCTGTCTCCTATATAAGCCAGATCTATTTCAttgagatccatgaattattccatgTCAAATATTTCCCCCCTTTGTCCAGTTCCAACCTAAAATTGAATGTGGTCTTTGGGTGCGGTGATGGGTTTTGTTGAAATCAAACAGACTGGGGGGAAATATATCCATCCTGACGGATATAACAATGAGGCAAAATGCATTTAGCAAAATGAATCCAATGAAACCAAATCCTTTAATCCTTTTTAATTCCCTTCCTTGTGGTTAGGTGTTCTACCTCCTGGCTCGTTGTCCGTACTTTAAAGAGGGTTGCAAAGAGAAAGACAAGACGGGAATCAAGCGATTAATCAGCAACGGGACCTACACAGCGGCCTTCCCACTTCATGATGTAAGAACACATGGAAGAAAGAACATGAATGTGATGAGGTCAAACAATCAAAGTACATTAAATATAGGTAGCAGATCCTTTCAGATAGTACCACCTTCATTTTCTGAGTCTTTTGACTTGTAGGTCATTACAGAGAGGGGATCACAGTGACTAGGTATTTTTTATCGGTAATTCCTCACAGATTAAGATTGGACCTGCATCATTTATGAGTTTAAGTAACCCAATTCCATTTTCAATAGTCTGACCCGATGCTTCCTGCATCTCACACAACATTGAACTACTGTTAATCTTTTCCCCCATGATGATGAAACACATTGAGAGCAGCAGTTCTGCAGAATGAGTACATTTTAGTGTAAGTCCTACTTTTACTATTACCACTACAGTGACTTAGATTACATCATGTCAGCTGCTTACTTTGCTCCTAACTAGCCATAGTATATAACTCCATTGCTTTTCCTTTTTACTTGCTGGAAAATTTGGTGAAACCGTggaaaagtttgacattttaggaAACACTCTCATTCCCTGTCTTGCCAGGAACATTGATTACATTTCAAATTGAACATGTTTAATTTCCAAATATCTTGAGCTCAGCAGCCATAATTCCACTGCTTGTTTTCCTTCCAGTGTCGATACTGGAAAAGGGCTAGAGACGCTGAATGTGAGAGCGAGCGCTTCAACCTGTACAGCCACTGGGCCCGGTTCCTTTGTTTCTACAAAGAGCAGCCGCTGAACCTCATCAGGTAAAACAGACGGGACCCGAATGCACTCAGCGTTTACAATCATCCCTTATTATGTTTTAGAGAAATGATATTAAAGTGATTCTCTGGCCGCAGGAAGTACTATGGGGAGAAGATCGGGATCTACTTTGCCTGGTTGGGCTTCTACACAGAGATGCTGTTCGTCGCAGCCGTCATGGGCGTCATATGCTTCACCTATGGAGTGCTCAGTTATGATGACAACCAATCAAGGTTAGTACCACTAGAGGGCGTCAGGGAGCTGATAACTCCATGGCCAAAAGTATCTAGACCCTTAATGTGATTGTTTACCACTTTGTAACAAAACCATTGACATTCATATGCTGCTATATCAGCCTCTTTGGTATTATAACCAAACGTATAGAGACACCGATGTATTACAATCATATGCGATTGTTTAACACTTTAATCCAGAGCCATTGGAATTCATAGGCTGCTATAACAGCCGCTTTAACATTATGGCCAAAGGTATGTAGACACCCATAGATCACActtaagttgttgttgttgaccaaTTTATTCCTAAACCAACAAACATTCATGAACTGCTATAAAAGCCTCAAATCGTATGGGAAGATCACCAGTGTGGTCATGAGCTGgtgttgtgtgttggtgtttgatAAGGCCAGTCAAAGTATTTCTGTGTGCACGGGGGCAGTGTCATGTGgactctgggtttgtaccctaatggttgaatgcacttattgtaagtcactttggataaaagcgtcagctaaatgaaatgaaatgttatgtaatgtaatctaccttcatttattctctttctcttttcagcaAAGAAATATGTGACGCTAATATTGGGGGCAGCATTCTGATGTGTCCACTTTGTGATAAAAAATGTCCTTTCTGGAAGCTCAACTCCACTTGTCTCTCATCCTGGgtaaaaaacatttctcctcCTTATTTGGACTCCACTTTGAAGCCAGGGATCATATCAGTGTTTATACTACATACTGACATTCTGTGATACCATGTTGGTGGAAACACTAGACTAAGAATTTAAAGAATCTCTTATGAGGATTCAAACATATTGGTTTGTCAAACTTGCAATCTATTCATACATAAAGAATACAAGGTCATAAATAGTATCCTGCTGGTTGAGTACATGTCACGTTCTTTATTTCTCCACTTAacctctttttattttctctctctcagcaatCCCATCTGTTTGATAATGAGGGGACGGTGTTCTTTGCCATATTTATGGGGATCTGGGGTAAGTGTCCGTCTGTGcagctctccctctttccccttCTCCTGTAAGACAGATTTTCACTATTAAAACTTGCGCTTCAGCCCAGAGCAACTTTCCAGCACAATTATGTTGTTATGAACGAGCAGTTTGCCCGGCGACATGTCGGCCAAGTCACTGGCGTCATGCACAGCAGATTTAGGTCTTAAACATCTGTCCAAAGAAATACAGGAACACTCCCAGAAACACTAGCTTCACTACATAGAACAAAGTCTTTGTTCAGATACTTCCAGACTAAGAGTTTACGACTGTTGACAGTGACTCTGTTTCTGGAGTTCTGGAAGCGGCGTCAGGCGCGGCTGGAGTACGAGTGGGACCTGGTGGATtttgaggaggagcagcagcagcttcaaatgCGTCCAGAGTTCGAGATCAGATGCACCAACAGGAGACTGAACAAGATCACCCAGGTGCTTTGGAGCTTTTCTGACTATAAAAGAACGTATGTGTTTTCAAAAAGATAAAATTATGACAATGGTATTTTATCTTCCAGGAAATGGAGCCTTATCTCCCCATCACCAGCAAGTGTGCACGCTTCTGCCTCTCCACAGCCACCGTCATTTTCTGGgtaaatatgtgtgtatgtgtgtgtgtgacagctatTTATATTATATCTATTATCAATTACATGATAAGTCGCTTAGTATCAACAGCTgcatttgtgtgaatgtgtgtgtgtgtgtgtttgttctccacAGATCTCTCTTATAGTGGCCTGTATCATCGGGGTGATAGCGTACAGACTTGCCGTGTATGCCGCCTTCGCCAGTATCATCAAAGACCCCATGAGGAAGATCCAGGTGGTGGGCAGGTTCATCACGCCGCAGCTGGCGACTTCTGCCACCGCCTCCTGCATCAACTTTGTCATCATCATGATCCTCAACTTCTTTTACGAGAGGGTGGCCATTTGGATCACTGATATGGGTGAGGAGGTTTCGTCTGACGTCCACCGACCTAAAGAAAACACCTTTGAACAGATTTAGAGGAATGTCTGGTGCTGATGGTGCAAACTCCTCTTTCCACAGAAATCCCAAAGACCCACCTGGAGTATGAGAACAGGCTGACCATGAAGATGTTTATGTTCCAGTTCGTCAACTACTACTCCTCCTGCTTCTATGTGGCCTTCTTCAAAGGGAAATTTGTGGGTTATCCTGGTGACTACTCCTACATGTTTGGCAAATGGAGCAATCTGAGGAACGAGGAGGTGAGTTAGACCCAGATTAAACCATTCTTAAAGGACAATGATGAGTAAATAAACTGAGTTGTAATTCCTAAAGTTAATATTCCCAGAGGAATGTGCATTAAAAACGAAGCGTGTTGTTGTCGCAGTGTGACCCTGGCGGCTGCCTCATCGAGCTGACCACGCAGCTGGTGATCGTCATGGCCGGGAAACAGTTATGGGGAAACATTCAGGAAGCTCTGCTGCCGTGAGTCCATCACATctgtgtgtgccccccccccccttcatcatTCCCCTCATTCAGTTACTCAGAATGAAAGTAACATTAGGCCACAACAAGACAACATTTCTATCAAATTCTATTCTCTGCTACAAATTGTACGCAGTCATCATCAATAGATTTTCCATTAATACATACTGTATTGTTTTCCACCTTGCAAAATATCAAGAACTTTCTATTTCTCCTCACCTGGGAATGTCCTCAGCAAAAAAACATTAGctacacattttaaatgtcttgGCTCAGGAGGTTCAGAGGGTCGTTCAGTAACAcaaggtcggtggtttgatccccagcttCTCCTGTCTGCATTTCAAAGTGTCCTTAGGCAAGTTACTGAGCCTCACATTGTGCCTGAATGTGATTGATGAGAGCTGGAAAGTGAAAGATAAATACAGTTTAACATTTAAGAGAGAGTGTAGATAGATTTGGACCAGGTTATCGACTGCGACCGTGATCTGTTCAGTTCTTTGAGAAGATTCATAGGTTTAGATGAAATAACAAGTATGATTATTCAGAGTTTAAACAACTAGAGTCACATCAAGTCAGTTGTATTAATGAGCATATTGATGGAATCTGGAGGAAGATGATTTGGCCTAATGCCTGTAAGACAGCAAGCGACCATAAAGTTAGTGGAAACTATTCAATAGAGAATTAAAGAGCTGCATGCTTTAAACAACTTGTTTCTATCGTGTGCAGAACATACGATGTTAAAACTGTAGAGATCATTTCATCACCATCCATCCCTCCGGAAAtgtatctctgtgtttgtgccGATTCCAAAGTTGATATTGAATCATACCCAGATTGACGTGTGGTTCTTCTTCACGGGCTCCTCAACAGGTTGATGCGTAACTGGTGGAGCGGCAGAAAGGGGCGCCACCATCCTGAAAACCATTACAGCCGCTGGGAGCAAGACAACGTCCTGCTGAACTTCACCCAACTGGGCTTGTTCTACGAGTACCTGGAGATGGGTGAGCTACTTCTGCTGGATTACTTGTGAAATGATTTGTTACAGGTCACATTTGTACAGACTCATACTATGCACTGATCACAGCCACACCTCTCATATCACTGCGTTCTGCCTTTTCTATTTCATCTCTCTATCTGTTCTCCCTCTTTGTCGATCCAGTCGTCCAGTTTGGCTTCATCACTCTGTTCGTGGCCTCCTTCCCCTTGGCTCCGCTCTTGGCTCTGTTCAATAACATCCTGGAGATCAGGGTGGACGCCTGGAAGTTCACCACCCAGTTCAGACGGCCGGTGGCGTCCAAGGCTCGAAACATCGGCGCGTGGCAGGAGATCCTCAACGCGGTGGCCATTTTATCCGTCGTTACCAATGTGAGTCAGTTAATGCAGTTTCGTTTGCGGAATTTTTACGAATATCTACATTTTCATGGATGATAAATGTTTAGCTGTTGAACTGGAATGCTAACTAATCAATGCAAcctaaataaaatgtcaaattcaGTAGGAAACTATGcatcaaacttttttttaaaggtttttttaCCACAGTGAGACATTTTAAACGACAATCCTATGTGCTTCCGGTTGTTACAGGCGTTTATCATGGCGTTCACCTCAGACATGATACCCCGGATGGTCTATCTGTACGCCTACGGTAATAACACCAGCATGATGGGCTACGTCAACAACAGCCTGTCAATATACAACATCTCTCAAATCCGTGAACGCAACATGCCGGAGGAGCGGGAATACTCGTTTGATAACTTGACCTCCACCTGCAGGTATCAGAGAAAGAGCAACATGACATTTTACAGTGATGTAAAACAGAAAAGCTGTAAAACGTCACATCGGAAAAGCTGGCACTCGACTATATGCTTCTCCATCTTtttgtcattcttaacataggtctttgcacagtatttgcaaatttcaacagcctttccttctacattgacATTGAAaggtctccacacatgagatagtgcacgtggcattgttctgtagaataagattagaaaaaagcttgtaaaaaaacactaaagcaatgccagagatataaatagttagccaaacatttgtattttacaattgatggataaatgaatagaaatacgctagatgaacagatgaacaatcctcaatcagcatacTAATATATTTTCCCAAGTAATATGGGGTGAGAAAATGTCGAAAGTGGCCCTTTATGGCAATgttcaagaaagtgaaaaaaaaagtactggatctgcctcctgatCCAGATTCACACCAAACAATGTTTACCCACACCACATCTGTCCACCTAGTTTGATGGTGATACTACAAatactttttgtgtaatctttcaAACTAACATACCAACAAATGCAGATGGAAGTTCTATACTGTAGTATTTACTGATTAAATTGTATCAGCATATTCTCTGTATGAATATatacattcattttcatttgatgctctgtcgtctttttgtttttgtttagataCCGTGATTACCGTTACCCTCCAGGCCACGACAAGGAGTACGCTCACACCATGCAGTTCTGGCACATCCTAGCTGCCAAGATGGCCTTCATTATCACCATGGAGGTAAGACCACACACCTTCTGTTCTACATGACTCTCAGAACTCATCTATAACACTGATAGAACTCTTCATTGTGTGTTAACTCCTGCCTCTGCAGCACGTGGTCTTTGTGGTGAAGTTCTTCGTGGCGTGGATGATCCCGGACGTGCCGTCGGACGTGAAGGCGCGGTTCAAACGAGAGCGCTACCTGATCCAAGAGTACCTGCACAACTACGAGGTGGAGAAGCTCAAAATGCAGCTGAGCGCCAGTTTCATCACGGCGCCGCAGTCGGACACGTCCCTGATATCGGACACGCACGAGGTGTTGTCTGAGTTCCTGTAGCCGCGGCTTCACCCCTCCGACTAAACAAGCCAAGAAATGGACACGTGTGGGACTCGGGGCTGCTCAGAACGTCCATATGATCCATGTGTAAGGGCTTTTGTCTTGGGGATAAAAGCGCTGCTATCTTTTAAATGTACATTAACATCCGGTCAAATTTGCTCCTGCGAGAGGAAGTAGAGATGgatctgaaaaaacaaatccagcgccatgtttcactgtgctTCGTACTTTAAATCAGCTTCTTGAGGGACTGAGACTTTTCTGTGCCATAAGGAAATATCGGAAGGTGTCGGGACGGATACGAGTGTAGCTGCAGTTTGTATTGTTTTCCACGTGATGCATTCAAACTAATGACTGAGAGACTCTGTTTGTGCTTGTAGAGTTTAAGCTAGAGGTGTT is part of the Pleuronectes platessa chromosome 1, fPlePla1.1, whole genome shotgun sequence genome and harbors:
- the ano5b gene encoding anoctamin-5b isoform X2; protein product: MRRITGKAKDETLIELQSATDSQTTDENNGNGVSSLSERGTLPGNTETEKLHPNKDTVFFRDGVRRIDFVLSYVDDKDGEKKQERRREFEANLEKTGLELETEDKSDSKDQKTYFLKIHAPWEVLTTYADVLKVKVPFKESDIPHAQEVPLEWLTHPFRLPDYIMHPQPDYFTYPFDKNKTDFFLINDKDSFFPPSTRNRIVFYLLARCPYFKEGCKEKDKTGIKRLISNGTYTAAFPLHDCRYWKRARDAECESERFNLYSHWARFLCFYKEQPLNLIRKYYGEKIGIYFAWLGFYTEMLFVAAVMGVICFTYGVLSYDDNQSSKEICDANIGGSILMCPLCDKKCPFWKLNSTCLSSWQSHLFDNEGTVFFAIFMGIWVTLFLEFWKRRQARLEYEWDLVDFEEEQQQLQMRPEFEIRCTNRRLNKITQEMEPYLPITSKCARFCLSTATVIFWISLIVACIIGVIAYRLAVYAAFASIIKDPMRKIQVVGRFITPQLATSATASCINFVIIMILNFFYERVAIWITDMEIPKTHLEYENRLTMKMFMFQFVNYYSSCFYVAFFKGKFVGYPGDYSYMFGKWSNLRNEECDPGGCLIELTTQLVIVMAGKQLWGNIQEALLPLMRNWWSGRKGRHHPENHYSRWEQDNVLLNFTQLGLFYEYLEMVVQFGFITLFVASFPLAPLLALFNNILEIRVDAWKFTTQFRRPVASKARNIGAWQEILNAVAILSVVTNAFIMAFTSDMIPRMVYLYAYGNNTSMMGYVNNSLSIYNISQIRERNMPEEREYSFDNLTSTCRYRDYRYPPGHDKEYAHTMQFWHILAAKMAFIITMEHVVFVVKFFVAWMIPDVPSDVKARFKRERYLIQEYLHNYEVEKLKMQLSASFITAPQSDTSLISDTHEVLSEFL
- the ano5b gene encoding anoctamin-5b isoform X1, producing MRRITGKAKDETLIELQSATDSQTTDGLAVLTAFKINLLSDENNGNGVSSLSERGTLPGNTETEKLHPNKDTVFFRDGVRRIDFVLSYVDDKDGEKKQERRREFEANLEKTGLELETEDKSDSKDQKTYFLKIHAPWEVLTTYADVLKVKVPFKESDIPHAQEVPLEWLTHPFRLPDYIMHPQPDYFTYPFDKNKTDFFLINDKDSFFPPSTRNRIVFYLLARCPYFKEGCKEKDKTGIKRLISNGTYTAAFPLHDCRYWKRARDAECESERFNLYSHWARFLCFYKEQPLNLIRKYYGEKIGIYFAWLGFYTEMLFVAAVMGVICFTYGVLSYDDNQSSKEICDANIGGSILMCPLCDKKCPFWKLNSTCLSSWQSHLFDNEGTVFFAIFMGIWVTLFLEFWKRRQARLEYEWDLVDFEEEQQQLQMRPEFEIRCTNRRLNKITQEMEPYLPITSKCARFCLSTATVIFWISLIVACIIGVIAYRLAVYAAFASIIKDPMRKIQVVGRFITPQLATSATASCINFVIIMILNFFYERVAIWITDMEIPKTHLEYENRLTMKMFMFQFVNYYSSCFYVAFFKGKFVGYPGDYSYMFGKWSNLRNEECDPGGCLIELTTQLVIVMAGKQLWGNIQEALLPLMRNWWSGRKGRHHPENHYSRWEQDNVLLNFTQLGLFYEYLEMVVQFGFITLFVASFPLAPLLALFNNILEIRVDAWKFTTQFRRPVASKARNIGAWQEILNAVAILSVVTNAFIMAFTSDMIPRMVYLYAYGNNTSMMGYVNNSLSIYNISQIRERNMPEEREYSFDNLTSTCRYRDYRYPPGHDKEYAHTMQFWHILAAKMAFIITMEHVVFVVKFFVAWMIPDVPSDVKARFKRERYLIQEYLHNYEVEKLKMQLSASFITAPQSDTSLISDTHEVLSEFL